In Tachysurus vachellii isolate PV-2020 chromosome 10, HZAU_Pvac_v1, whole genome shotgun sequence, the following proteins share a genomic window:
- the LOC132852117 gene encoding b(0,+)-type amino acid transporter 1-like: MTSNKHEGLKLKREVGLINAISLVAGTMIGSGIFMSPQFVMSNVGSPGASLIIWAVCGLVTLCAALTYAELGTMFRESGGEFIYVLRIYGPLPAFFVAYTFTIVVKPTGITAVALSLAQYAVAPFYPGCMPPTLVVKCLAAACILVVATINMLNVRFAMTIQVIFLVANVAGLMVIVIGGIFTMAQNGLETLGNPDIAFKGTTLGISTIGMALYQGLWSFAGWANLNIVLEEVKKPEVNLPRALMIAIPMVTILYLLVNISYLAVMTPREMMTSSAVAVTWGNKVLGSWGWVMSIAAALSSFGTLNGSFFSGGRICFVAAREGHLPSILSMAHVRRLTPSPALTFTSIIAFIVLIPGDFLGIINFLSFTSWFFYGVTISGLLYLKIKRSDLPSTYKVPIFIPILVILVALFLVLAPIIDDPQLEYLYVTLFILSGALIYFPFIHFRLCPHLLDKLTVFLQLFLEVAPANKNV; the protein is encoded by the exons ATGACAAGCAACAAGCATGAAGGCCTGAAGCTGAAGCGGGAGGTAGGGTTAATTAATGCGATCTCTCTGGTCGCAGGCACTATGATAGGATCGGGGATCTTCATGTCCCCTCAGTTTGTGATGTCCAATGTTGGAAGCCCTGGAGCGAGCTTGATCATCTGGGCTGTGTGTGGCCTGGTGACTCTATGTGCTGCGCTCACTTATGCAGAGCTCGGTACCATGTTCAGAGAGTCTGGAGGTGAATTCATCTACGTCCTGAGAATCTACGGACCCTTACCTGCATTCTTTGTGGCATATACGTTCACAATTGTGGTGAAACCAACAGGTATTACAGCTGTAGCCTTGAGTTTAGCTCAGTATGCTGTGGCTCCTTTTTATCCAGGCTGCATGCCACCTACATTGGTGGTGAAATGTTTAGCAGCAGCGTGCATTTTAGTGGTGGCGACCATCAATATGCTGAATGTTCGATTTGCCATGACCATTCAGGTTATCTTCCTAGTGGCTAATGTGGCGGGGTTGATGGTGATTGTTATTGGTGGAATCTTTACTATGGCCCAAAATGGCCTGGAAACCCTTGGAAATCCAGACATTGCCTTTAAGGGTACAACTTTGGGGATCAGTACCATTGGAATGGCTTTGTATCAGGGACTCTGGTCTTTTGCTGGATGGGCTAATTTAAATATTGTTCTTGAAGAGGTGAAAAAGCCAGAG GTAAATCTCCCACGAGCATTAATGATTGCCATCCCAATGGTAACGATCCTCTACCTGCTGGTCAATATCAGTTATTTGGCTGTAATGACTCCTAGGGAGATGATGACGTCGAGTGCTGTAGCCGTTACATGGGG CAATAAGGTGCTGGGCAGCTGGGGATGGGTGATGTCTATTGCAGCCGCATTATCTTCTTTTGGCACGCTGAACGGTTCGTTCTTCAGTGGAGGACGAATTTGCTTTGTAGCTGCACGAGAGGGTCACTtg CCTAGTATCCTGTCTATGGCCCATGTGCGTCGCCTCACACCCTCTCCAGCTCTTACGTTTACCAGCATCATTGCCTTCATTGTGCTCATTCCTGGAGACTTCCTGGGAATAATCAACTTCCTTAG CTTTACATCCTGGTTCTTCTATGGAGTTACAATATCTGGACTACTCTATCTAAAAATCAAAAGGTCTGACCTTCCAAGTACATACAAG gtTCCAATTTTTATCCCCATCCTGGTAATTCTGGTGGCTTTGTTTCTGGTTTTAGCTCCTATTATTGACGATCCTCAGCTCGAGTACCTATATGTCACCCTCTTCATCCTAAGTGgagctttaatttattttccgtTCATTCACTTCAGACTGTGTCCACACCTGCTGGACAAACTCACAGTGTTCCTGCAGCTCTTCCTGGAGGTGGCGCCAgctaacaaaaatgtataa